The stretch of DNA CTGGGCGCCGGTGATCACCGGGATCATCGCCTTCTGCGAATCCCTGGTGGTGCTCTCGCTCCTGGTGCCGGCGACCGTGATCCTGATCGGGATCGGGGCTCTGATCGGCTCGGGCGCGATCCCCTTCCTGCCGGTGATGGTCGGGGCGGCGATCGGGGCGATCCTGGGCGACTGGGTCTCCTACGAGATCGGCCGCTACTACAAGGACGGCGCCAAGCGGATCTGGCCGCTCGGGCGCTACCCCGAGATGGTCGCCAAGGGCGAGGCCTTCTGCCAGCGCTGGGGCGCCTGGGCGATCTTCGTCGGCCGCTTCATCGGGCCGGCCCGGGCGGTGGTGCCGCTGATCGCCGGGGTGGCGCTGCTGCCGCGGCTCTGGTTCCAGCTCGCCAACCTGTCCTCGGCCTTCCTCTGGGCCTTCGTCTGGCTCGCCCCCGGGGCAGGCCTGATCGAATGGTTGCGGCGGACCTGACGAAACGTCACATCCGGACCAGGAGAGCTGTGGACGCAGCGTCACGGCGAAGAGAAACTTGTCCTATCTCGCCGCCGTGGCCCCGGATTATCATGAAGTCTTAAGTCCGGACCGCATACTCGCGGCGTGCCGTGCCAAAGAGGCCGCATCCGAAGGCGGTTCCATGCCCGACGCCCTGCCGACCTACCAGCTGCCCCGGGCCGC from Methylobacterium aquaticum encodes:
- a CDS encoding DedA family protein, whose product is MDFESLRNTVIEFVRDHQAWAPVITGIIAFCESLVVLSLLVPATVILIGIGALIGSGAIPFLPVMVGAAIGAILGDWVSYEIGRYYKDGAKRIWPLGRYPEMVAKGEAFCQRWGAWAIFVGRFIGPARAVVPLIAGVALLPRLWFQLANLSSAFLWAFVWLAPGAGLIEWLRRT